The following coding sequences lie in one Miscanthus floridulus cultivar M001 chromosome 9, ASM1932011v1, whole genome shotgun sequence genomic window:
- the LOC136479855 gene encoding uncharacterized protein, translated as MYFDGALNINGASAGILFITVTKDKLQYVLRIHFPASNNVVEYKVCLHGLWIAFELDVKCLMVYGDSTLVINQLNKDWSYSSEKMDAYCTEIRKLEGKFYGIEYHLVVCDQNQLADHLSKLGSSRAVIPPGVFIQDLLAPSIKEDKEVEEVPPTEQLLVAMPSPVADWREQFIKYLTSAEVPVDKTETECLVHRSKLYVLLDGSLMRKSAKEGILQKCITQEEGVKLLLEIHSSSCGNHAASTTLVGKAFRASFYWPTAITDAEDLIRRCEGCQFFAK; from the coding sequence atgtacttcgatggcgcccttaacatcaacggtgctagtgcaggcattctattcattacagtgaccaaggataagctacaatatgttctccggatacacttccCAGCCTCCAACAACGTCGTGGAATACAAAGTTTGTCTCCATGGTCTTTGGATAGCTTTCGAGCTcgacgtcaaatgcctcatggtgtatggggactccacactagttatcaaccaactcaacaaagactggtcctattccagcgagaagatggatgcttactgcactgaaatcagaaagcttgaaggaaaattctatggcatcgagtatcaccTCGTGGTatgtgaccaaaatcaactcgctgaccacttatccaagttggGTTCTTCTCGCGCCGTGATCCCACCGGGGGTTTTCATTCAAGATCTCCtagcgccatccatcaaagaagataaggaagttgaagaagttccccCTACCGAGCAGTTGTTAGTTGCCAtgccttcgccggtcgccgattggagggagcaattcatcaagtacctcaccagtgctGAGGTACCCGtagacaagactgaaactgaatgcctaGTTCATCGGAGCAAGCTTTACGTGCTGTTGGATGgtagcttgatgaggaaaagtgccaaggaagggatactgcagaaatgcatcacccaagaggagggagtgaagctacttcttgaaattcactctagttcctgtggcaaccatgcggcctcgacaACATtagttggcaaggcttttcgagctagtttttattggcccacagccatcactgatgcagaagatctcatccgacgttgtgaaggatgtcaattcttCGCTAAATAA